A region of Papaver somniferum cultivar HN1 unplaced genomic scaffold, ASM357369v1 unplaced-scaffold_160, whole genome shotgun sequence DNA encodes the following proteins:
- the LOC113337570 gene encoding ethylene-responsive transcription factor ERF024-like — translation MSFNNANNGGDATSTNRTYRGVRRRGSGKWVSEIREPKKPNRIWLGTFPSPEMAAVAYDVAALALKGSNAELNFPSLAISLPVPASNSSRDIQAAAANAAAAAGAAVDSLSASNMTQSIAPLVPPSSSSSESPALAVVNCVNDGSNKFIDEELIFDMPSLLRNMAEGMLLSPPHLDSFTGDRDHEFTTEQNSGDYHNLWG, via the coding sequence ATGAGCTTCAACAAtgccaacaatggtggtgatgcTACTTCGACCAACAGAACTTATCGTGGAGTTAGGCGTCGGGGAAGTGGAAAATGGGTGTCGGAAATCCGTGAGCCTAAGAAACCCAATCGTATTTGGCTCGGGACATTTCCATCCCCTGAAATGGCAGCTGTTGCTTATGATGTTGCTGCACTTGCACTCAAAGGCAGCAACGCCGAGCTTAACTTCCCAAGTTTAGCCATATCTTTGCCAGTTCCAGCTTCTAATTCATCACGTGACAtccaagctgctgctgccaatgcTGCCGCTGCAGCTGGTGCGGCTGTCGATTCCTTATCTGCATCCAATATGACCCAAAGCATTGCTCCATTAGTACCaccatcgtcatcatcatcagaaaGTCCGGCACTGGCAGTGGTAAATTGTGTGAATGATGGTAGTAATAAGTTTATTGATGAGGAACTTATATTTGACATGCCCAGTCTTCTTAGGAACATGGCTGAAGGAATGCTGCTCAGTCCTCCTCATTTAGATAGTTTTACAGGAGATCGTGATCATGAATTCACTACTGAACAAAATAGTGGAGATTATCATAACCTTTGGGGTTAA
- the LOC113337569 gene encoding cytochrome P450 77A2-like gives MAAAAYSFTLSTLYSAYTDNPYYVFSITAFIITVLTAKLLPISIVKKPNSHLNLPPGPSGWPVVGNLLQVARSGKPFFEFVRELRPKYGNIFTLQMGSRTMIIVSSAELVHEALIEKGQIFATRPPENPTRNVYSCNKFTVNSAIYGPVWRSLRRNMVQGMLSSSRLREFHGCRQSAMDRLIDRIRDEAKSNGGAVWVLKNARYAVFCILLSMCFGLEMDVETIDTIDQMMKKVLLILDPRLDDYLPILSPLFAKQRKQAMEVRMEQIETIVPFIEKRRSALQNPGSDSTAAPFAYLDTLFDLKVERRKSAPNDSELVTLCSEFLNGGTDTTATALEWGIARLIDNPKIQSRLYDEIRSTVGNRKVEQKDLDTMVYLNAFIKELLRKHPPTYFSLTHAVIEPTTLGGYDIPPGANVEIYLPPISEDPRVWSEPEKFDPERFLSGKEDGDMTGGSGIPKMMPFGVGRRICPGLSMAMIHITLMVARMVQEFEWCSLPSQPKVDFSEKAEFTVVMKYTLQAIVKSRKI, from the coding sequence ATGGCTGCAGCTGCTTACTCTTTCACTCTGTCAACTCTATATTCTGCTTACACTGACAATCCTTATTACGTTTTTAGCATTACAGCTTTCATTATAACAGTTCTGACTGCAAAACTCTTGCCAATTTCTATCGTCAAAAAACCAAACTCTCATCTTAATCTTCCTCCGGGGCCATCAGGTTGGCCGGTTGTAGGCAATCTACTTCAAGTTGCTCGTTCGGGAAAGCCGTTCTTCGAATTTGTCCGTGAACTGAGACCAAAGTATGGGAATATTTTCACTTTGCAAATGGGTTCTCGGACTATGATTATAGTCAGTAGTGCTGAATTAGTTCATGAAGCACTCATAGAAAAAGGTCAAATTTTCGCTACAAGACCACCAGAAAACCCGACTCGGAATGTTTATAGCTGCAACAAATTTACCGTCAACTCAGCAATATATGGGCCGGTATGGCGTTCACTTCGTCGTAATATGGTACAAGGTATGTTAAGTTCGAGTCGGTTGAGAGAATTTCATGGTTGTCGACAATCGGCTATGGATAGACTCATTGACCGGATCCGGGATGAAGCCAAGTCGAATGGTGGGGCAGTTTGGGTGTTGAAAAATGCACGATACGCTGTGTTCTGCATACTTCTTTCGATGTGCTTCGGGTTAGAGATGGATGTGGAGACAATTGATACAATTGATCAGATGATGAAGAAAGTTTTATTGATTTTAGATCCGAGATTAGATGACTATTTACCCATATTGAGCCCATTATTTGCCAAGCAACGAAAACAAGCTATGGAAGTCCGAATGGAGCAGATAGAAACCATTGTGCCATTCATCGAAAAGCGTCGATCAGCGTTACAAAATCCAGGATCCGACAGCACGGCTGCCCCGTTCGCTTATCTCGACACACTTTTCGATCTCAAAGTCGAACGCCGGAAATCAGCACCTAATGACAGTGAACTGGTAACACTTTGTTCTGAGTTTCTTAACGGTGGTACTGACACTACGGCTACAGCTCTTGAATGGGGCATCGCTAGATTGATCGACAACCCTAAGATCCAGTCAAGATTGTACGATGAGATCAGATCAACGGTTGGAAATCGTAAAGTGGAACAAAAAGATTTGGACACAATGGTGTActtaaatgctttcatcaaggaattATTACGAAAACACCCTCCAACTTATTTTTCTCTAACCCATGCAGTCATTGAACCAACTACATTAGGGGGTTATGATATACCACCGGGGGCAAACGTCGAGATTTATTTACCACCGATCTCTGAGGATCCGAGAGTCTGGTCCGAACCCGAGAAGTTTGATCCGGAACGGTTTTTATCCGGTAAAGAAGATGGTGATATGACGGGCGGTTCCGGGATTCCGAAAATGATGCCCTTTGGCGTTGGAAGGAGAATTTGTCCTGGTCTTAGCATGGCTATGATTCATATTACTCTCATGGTGGCAAGAATGGTTCAAGAGTTTGAGTGGTGCTCGCTTCCATCCCAACCGAAGGTAGATTTTAGTGAAAAGGCTGAATTCACTGTAGTGATGAAGTACACTCTTCAAGCAATAGTCAAGTCAAGGAAAATATAG